The proteins below are encoded in one region of Corvus hawaiiensis isolate bCorHaw1 chromosome 3, bCorHaw1.pri.cur, whole genome shotgun sequence:
- the MTFR2 gene encoding mitochondrial fission regulator 2 isoform X1, translated as MGNYQSVSRSADLAELSCLLSGSVVGSCWFFWQAVFFETCMFGSSIRRTFGTCLPSAVSSGRHFQQLYAVIRKYQAKVTSVCQKKEYGSTRSVVRRLGTILSLQPYPRPYFQFVQDPSPLCYDEQSAAPAPGAPSLADVLWVANDEGQACTRLKTELRRKERSTAPLDLYPSMQSIPKNSAQKDGVDQAALQKISALEDELTFLRAQIAAIVSAQTLGSTSSQACKTLSTPDGFYPLPAMTSTPLSVSHKCNFVIPSPPPLPSAAPSGVDASNSALGLIKQRRAARNSDSTAADSTDLQRTKNIPSMMDVLKDLNKVQLRAVERSPGGTPLSRPKKRQSSDWDPVALLTHALKQKFAHKNYDEDDSLDKENHSFDSSPFSSPEVPVVGCCSLKPNAKPSLTRTDGVKQVPAWKARAHI; from the exons ATGGGAAACTACCAGAGTGTCTCCAGGAGTGCTGATTTGGCTGAGCTGTCCTGTTTACTTTCTGGTTCCGTTGTTGGaagctgttggtttttttggcagGCCGTGTTTTTTGAAACTTGCATGTTTGGCAGCAGTATCAGACGTACATTCGGAACATGCCTTCCTTCAGCAGTCTCATCAGGAAGGCATTTCCAGCAGTTATATGCTGTCATAAGGAAGTATCAGGCTAAG GTCACATCTGTTTGCCAAAAAAAGGAATATGGATCTACGCGAAGTGTTGTCCGTAGACTTGGGACAATTCTTTCCTTGCAGCCCTACCCCAGACCTTATTTTCAA tttgTTCAAGACCCAAGTCCATTGTGTTATGACGAGCAaagtgcagctccagctcctggggctccatCGCTTGCTGATGTCCTGTGGGTGGCAAATGATGAAGGACAAGCATGTACTAGACTTAA gaCTGAAttgaggagaaaagagagaagtaCAGCTCCTCTTGACCTATATCCATCAATGCAGAGCATTCCGAAAAACAGCGCACAAAAAGACGGTGTTGATCAAGCAGCGCTCCAGAAAATTTCTGCGCTTGAAGATGAGCTGACCTTTCTTCGTGCTCAGATTGCTGCAATTGTTTCAGCACAGACCTTGGGAAGCACTTCCTCAC AAGCCTGTAAAACACTCAGCACTCCAGATGGATTTTACCCACTGCCAGCCATGACTTCTACGCCACTGTCCGTCTCTCACAAATGTAATTTTGTAATTCCCTCGCCTCCTccacttccttctgctgcacCATCTGGTGTTGATGCTAGTAATTCTGCACTGGGACTTATAAAACAACGCCGAGCTGCAAGAAACAGTGATTCAACTGCAGCTGACAGTACTGATCTCCAGAGGACAAAGAACATTCCCAGTATGATGGACGTTTTGAAAGACCTAAACAAAGTTCAGTTGCGAGCTGTTGAGAG GTCTCCTGGAGGTACTCCTCTTTCTAGACCCAAAAAGAGGCAAAGTTCGGATTGGGATCCAGTTGCTCTACTAACTCATGCTCTAAAGCAGAAGTTTGCACATAAAAACTATGATGAAGATGATTCCCTGGACAAAGAAAATCATTCTTTTGATAGCTCTCCATTTTCTAGTCCTGAGGTGCCAGTG GTTGGATGCTGCAGTCTGAAGCCAAATGCAAAACCCAGCCTTACAAGAACTGATGGAGTTAAGCAGGTACCAGCATGGAAAGCAAGAGCTCATATTTAG
- the MTFR2 gene encoding mitochondrial fission regulator 2 isoform X3 codes for MALLLELLRRLLRCLGWPHHQAVFFETCMFGSSIRRTFGTCLPSAVSSGRHFQQLYAVIRKYQAKVTSVCQKKEYGSTRSVVRRLGTILSLQPYPRPYFQFVQDPSPLCYDEQSAAPAPGAPSLADVLWVANDEGQACTRLKTELRRKERSTAPLDLYPSMQSIPKNSAQKDGVDQAALQKISALEDELTFLRAQIAAIVSAQTLGSTSSQACKTLSTPDGFYPLPAMTSTPLSVSHKCNFVIPSPPPLPSAAPSGVDASNSALGLIKQRRAARNSDSTAADSTDLQRTKNIPSMMDVLKDLNKVQLRAVERSPGGTPLSRPKKRQSSDWDPVALLTHALKQKFAHKNYDEDDSLDKENHSFDSSPFSSPEVPVVGCCSLKPNAKPSLTRTDGVKQVPAWKARAHI; via the exons ATGgcgctgctgctggagctcctcCGGCGGCTGCTGCGCTGTCTCGGCTGGCCGCACCACCAG GCCGTGTTTTTTGAAACTTGCATGTTTGGCAGCAGTATCAGACGTACATTCGGAACATGCCTTCCTTCAGCAGTCTCATCAGGAAGGCATTTCCAGCAGTTATATGCTGTCATAAGGAAGTATCAGGCTAAG GTCACATCTGTTTGCCAAAAAAAGGAATATGGATCTACGCGAAGTGTTGTCCGTAGACTTGGGACAATTCTTTCCTTGCAGCCCTACCCCAGACCTTATTTTCAA tttgTTCAAGACCCAAGTCCATTGTGTTATGACGAGCAaagtgcagctccagctcctggggctccatCGCTTGCTGATGTCCTGTGGGTGGCAAATGATGAAGGACAAGCATGTACTAGACTTAA gaCTGAAttgaggagaaaagagagaagtaCAGCTCCTCTTGACCTATATCCATCAATGCAGAGCATTCCGAAAAACAGCGCACAAAAAGACGGTGTTGATCAAGCAGCGCTCCAGAAAATTTCTGCGCTTGAAGATGAGCTGACCTTTCTTCGTGCTCAGATTGCTGCAATTGTTTCAGCACAGACCTTGGGAAGCACTTCCTCAC AAGCCTGTAAAACACTCAGCACTCCAGATGGATTTTACCCACTGCCAGCCATGACTTCTACGCCACTGTCCGTCTCTCACAAATGTAATTTTGTAATTCCCTCGCCTCCTccacttccttctgctgcacCATCTGGTGTTGATGCTAGTAATTCTGCACTGGGACTTATAAAACAACGCCGAGCTGCAAGAAACAGTGATTCAACTGCAGCTGACAGTACTGATCTCCAGAGGACAAAGAACATTCCCAGTATGATGGACGTTTTGAAAGACCTAAACAAAGTTCAGTTGCGAGCTGTTGAGAG GTCTCCTGGAGGTACTCCTCTTTCTAGACCCAAAAAGAGGCAAAGTTCGGATTGGGATCCAGTTGCTCTACTAACTCATGCTCTAAAGCAGAAGTTTGCACATAAAAACTATGATGAAGATGATTCCCTGGACAAAGAAAATCATTCTTTTGATAGCTCTCCATTTTCTAGTCCTGAGGTGCCAGTG GTTGGATGCTGCAGTCTGAAGCCAAATGCAAAACCCAGCCTTACAAGAACTGATGGAGTTAAGCAGGTACCAGCATGGAAAGCAAGAGCTCATATTTAG
- the MTFR2 gene encoding mitochondrial fission regulator 2 isoform X2 — MGNYQSVSRSADLAELSCLLSGSVVGSCWFFWQAVFFETCMFGSSIRRTFGTCLPSAVSSGRHFQQLYAVIRKYQAKVTSVCQKKEYGSTRSVVRRLGTILSLQPYPRPYFQFVQDPSPLCYDEQSAAPAPGAPSLADVLWVANDEGQACTRLKTELRRKERSTAPLDLYPSMQSIPKNSAQKDGVDQAALQKISALEDELTFLRAQIAAIVSAQTLGSTSSQACKTLSTPDGFYPLPAMTSTPLSVSHKCNFVIPSPPPLPSAAPSGVDASNSALGLIKQRRAARNSDSTAADSTDLQRTKNIPSMMDVLKDLNKVQLRAVERSPGGTPLSRPKKRQSSDWDPVALLTHALKQKFAHKNYDEDDSLDKENHSFDSSPFSSPEVPVVGCCSLKPNAKPSLTRTDGVKQ; from the exons ATGGGAAACTACCAGAGTGTCTCCAGGAGTGCTGATTTGGCTGAGCTGTCCTGTTTACTTTCTGGTTCCGTTGTTGGaagctgttggtttttttggcagGCCGTGTTTTTTGAAACTTGCATGTTTGGCAGCAGTATCAGACGTACATTCGGAACATGCCTTCCTTCAGCAGTCTCATCAGGAAGGCATTTCCAGCAGTTATATGCTGTCATAAGGAAGTATCAGGCTAAG GTCACATCTGTTTGCCAAAAAAAGGAATATGGATCTACGCGAAGTGTTGTCCGTAGACTTGGGACAATTCTTTCCTTGCAGCCCTACCCCAGACCTTATTTTCAA tttgTTCAAGACCCAAGTCCATTGTGTTATGACGAGCAaagtgcagctccagctcctggggctccatCGCTTGCTGATGTCCTGTGGGTGGCAAATGATGAAGGACAAGCATGTACTAGACTTAA gaCTGAAttgaggagaaaagagagaagtaCAGCTCCTCTTGACCTATATCCATCAATGCAGAGCATTCCGAAAAACAGCGCACAAAAAGACGGTGTTGATCAAGCAGCGCTCCAGAAAATTTCTGCGCTTGAAGATGAGCTGACCTTTCTTCGTGCTCAGATTGCTGCAATTGTTTCAGCACAGACCTTGGGAAGCACTTCCTCAC AAGCCTGTAAAACACTCAGCACTCCAGATGGATTTTACCCACTGCCAGCCATGACTTCTACGCCACTGTCCGTCTCTCACAAATGTAATTTTGTAATTCCCTCGCCTCCTccacttccttctgctgcacCATCTGGTGTTGATGCTAGTAATTCTGCACTGGGACTTATAAAACAACGCCGAGCTGCAAGAAACAGTGATTCAACTGCAGCTGACAGTACTGATCTCCAGAGGACAAAGAACATTCCCAGTATGATGGACGTTTTGAAAGACCTAAACAAAGTTCAGTTGCGAGCTGTTGAGAG GTCTCCTGGAGGTACTCCTCTTTCTAGACCCAAAAAGAGGCAAAGTTCGGATTGGGATCCAGTTGCTCTACTAACTCATGCTCTAAAGCAGAAGTTTGCACATAAAAACTATGATGAAGATGATTCCCTGGACAAAGAAAATCATTCTTTTGATAGCTCTCCATTTTCTAGTCCTGAGGTGCCAGTG GTTGGATGCTGCAGTCTGAAGCCAAATGCAAAACCCAGCCTTACAAGAACTGATGGAGTTAAGCAG TAG